One window of Lacerta agilis isolate rLacAgi1 chromosome 14, rLacAgi1.pri, whole genome shotgun sequence genomic DNA carries:
- the C14H19orf81 gene encoding putative uncharacterized protein C19orf81 homolog gives MQEDENEGAKLRSSSGIQWDPTLLLPESESEEGTSCLFLDLEQHCPPPRKTSRQYLKRIIAEYEALDMEIPCIRKFPKPPAARPLCLCLESPPEKEMNHAEVLAAVEEAIPDAFESGLLRSIQFENINVICGTAGRKNRWLITVSDFRTRNQLLCSGLTLGGNHFVLRRWDDLVMEDYRMHLRRALARQRLLDTLSDNWDGNQLDGI, from the exons ATGCAAGAAGACGAGAATGAAGGGGCTAAATTGCGTTCCAGTTCCGGCATCCAGTGGGATCCAA CCCTTCTTCTGCCAGAAAGTGAGAGTGAAGAGGGAACCTCTTGTCTTTTCCTTGACTTGGAGCAGCATTGTCCCCCGCCACGTAAAACCTC GCGTCAATACTTGAAGCGGATCATTGCAGAATATGAGGCACTGGACATGGAAATCCCATGTATTCGCAAGTTCCCCAAGCCACCAGCTGCTCGGCCCCTTTGCCTCTGTCTGGAGAGTCCG CCTGAAAAGGAGATGAACCATGCAGAGGTCCTGGCAGCAGTAGAGGAAGCCATTCCCGATGCGTTTGAGTCAGGACTCCTGCGCAGCATCCAGTTTGAGAACATCAATGTGATCTGCGGGACGGCTGGACGGAAGAACAG GTGGCTGATCACAGTGTCAGACTTCCGGACGCGGAACCAGCTCCTGTGTTCGGGACTGACTTTGGGCGGAAACCACTTTGTACTGCGGCGCTGGGATGATTTGGTGATGGAGGACTATCGCATGCACCTCCGGAGGGCCCTCGCACGCCAACGCCTGCTGGACACCCTTAGTGACAACTGGGACGGGAACCAGTTGGATGGGATATGA